The Vicinamibacterales bacterium sequence GGATACCGTAGAGGCCCGCCATGGCGAGAAGCAGCGTGATCGCGCCGAGGCCGATCGCCGTCATGCCGAGCCCGCGCAAGAGTTGAAACGGTCCGGCGAGCACCGATCGTCCCGTCCCGATGGTGTCGACCGCCACGTCCGGATCGGCGCGCCTGATGGCCTCGCGCATCGCGCCCACCGCATTCGTCACCGATCCGGATGCCCGCGCGACGACCGTGATGAGCGGCTGGTAGTGCTGCGTCAGCGGCACGTAGGCCAGTGGCCGCGGATCAGCGAAGATACGGCCCACGTCCGTATCGGCCGCAACGCCGACGATTGTGGCCGTCGTGGGCCGCGTCTGGCCGACCGCCATCTCGCGCCCGACGACGTCAGCGGTACCGAAGATCTGCCGTGCCGTGAATTCGCTCAGGACCACGACGCGCGGCGCGGCCGGCCCGTCGCGATCGTCGAAACCGCGTCCACGAAGGATCTTTACCCCCAGCGTCCGGAACATCGAGGGCGCCCCGGCGATCGCCGTCATCACCTGCGGGTCCATTCGCGCGCCGCTCGTCTGTTCGAGCGGTGAGATGGACAGACGCAGCGTACTCGGCACGCCGAAGGGCAATCCGCTCGACAGTGAGGCCGCCTCGACCGACGGATCGCGCCGCAGCTCGTCGAGTACCCGATCGAACATGCGCCGTGCGCGCGGCTCGTTCCACTCCGGCGTATCGAAATTGAGAACGGCGACCCCGATTCGATCCAGGTCGATGCCGGAATCATGGCGCGCCTCCGCGATCGAGTACTTCACGAACATGGTGGCGATGATGAAGAACCCGGCCGCGATGGCGACCTGCCACCGCAGGAGAAGCCGCTGGCGCCGGCCGCGCTGCGGTCCGGCGGCCGATCCGCCGGCGAGCGCGCCGCGAACGTCGAGCGTGCGCGTCAGCTGAATCGCCGGCTCGAGGCCGAAGACGACGAGCGCGATGAGGAGCGACGAGACCGCGATCGTCAGCGCCGGCACGTTCAGCGCGGGA is a genomic window containing:
- a CDS encoding ABC transporter permease, encoding PALNVPALTIAVSSLLIALVVFGLEPAIQLTRTLDVRGALAGGSAAGPQRGRRQRLLLRWQVAIAAGFFIIATMFVKYSIAEARHDSGIDLDRIGVAVLNFDTPEWNEPRARRMFDRVLDELRRDPSVEAASLSSGLPFGVPSTLRLSISPLEQTSGARMDPQVMTAIAGAPSMFRTLGVKILRGRGFDDRDGPAAPRVVVLSEFTARQIFGTADVVGREMAVGQTRPTTATIVGVAADTDVGRIFADPRPLAYVPLTQHYQPLITVVARASGSVTNAVGAMREAIRRADPDVAVDTIGTGRSVLAGPFQLLRGLGMTAIGLGAITLLLAMAGLYGIQSHIIANRTREFGVRMSLGATAGQIKRMVLVDGYRPVLDGLIFGLSIGLVGRAIARAYLELDVAIVDPWMLVVTPIPLICAAFFACYLPARRAAAVDPNVALRSE